The following coding sequences lie in one Thalassoglobus polymorphus genomic window:
- a CDS encoding uroporphyrinogen-III synthase, translating into MSTNPIRVCSFESRRQLEMTKLIEKFGGIPTVAPSMKEVSLNEQPSVHDFADKLLAGEIDVTIFLTGVGTDSLFEALKDRLTEEELAERIRQTFVAVRGPKPATALAKKKIKPKLKAPEPNTWEDLVSEFEKLAFDFSNKLVAIQEYGAPSKELYDWLQAKGAKTLPVSIYRWELPDDIGPLQSAIRGIIDKQFDLILWTTAQQFVHATQVAEEMNLKEEWLAACGECVNASIGPTATARIQEYGITPAMEPSHPKMAHLVREAIDFLSK; encoded by the coding sequence ATGTCAACGAATCCAATTCGCGTTTGTTCCTTTGAGTCTCGCCGTCAGCTTGAAATGACGAAATTGATTGAGAAATTCGGCGGCATCCCGACCGTCGCTCCATCAATGAAAGAGGTCTCACTCAACGAACAGCCATCAGTCCATGATTTCGCTGACAAACTGTTGGCGGGCGAAATTGACGTCACCATTTTCCTCACAGGTGTCGGGACTGACTCGCTCTTTGAGGCTTTAAAAGACCGACTCACTGAAGAGGAACTTGCAGAAAGAATTCGCCAAACGTTTGTGGCAGTTCGCGGTCCGAAGCCGGCGACCGCGCTTGCGAAGAAGAAAATCAAACCGAAATTAAAAGCTCCGGAGCCGAACACCTGGGAAGACCTCGTCAGCGAGTTCGAAAAACTTGCATTCGACTTTTCCAACAAGCTTGTTGCGATCCAAGAGTACGGCGCCCCCTCTAAAGAGTTGTATGATTGGCTGCAGGCGAAAGGGGCGAAGACGTTGCCTGTTTCGATTTACCGTTGGGAACTTCCCGATGACATCGGACCGCTCCAGTCAGCGATTCGTGGAATCATTGATAAGCAGTTTGATCTGATTCTCTGGACGACCGCTCAACAGTTTGTGCATGCGACTCAGGTGGCTGAGGAAATGAACCTCAAAGAAGAATGGTTGGCGGCCTGCGGTGAATGCGTCAACGCCAGTATCGGCCCGACCGCAACGGCGCGGATTCAAGAATACGGAATCACCCCAGCTATGGAACCATCACACCCGAAGATGGCGCATCTGGTCCGGGAAGCGATCGACTTCTTGAGCAAGTAG
- a CDS encoding DUF1559 family PulG-like putative transporter: MINRKYQAFTRVETIIVLGVVFLLLATALPAVQRAREDSRSVKCKNNLKLMGLAIHNYHDVYQMFPPGWISKRMEGEGHPSTGWQSMILPFIDEAPLYNRLDLTEPVYSTRDQTLLKKPIEYYRCPMDSTPSENPIREEWGTSNYVGNYGAFPIPRWSASQTNTAFWPGNSTAVLSKQNEKLYGLFRLNRGTRIREILDGTSNTFMVGEKDIQGGAAIWPGPRSNYHESDVVGDASFASPLNKSQYGFSSRHDGFVQFTLCDGAVRAISLDIDSREFETPEQMGTLQKLAAKDDRQRIESF; this comes from the coding sequence ATGATCAATAGAAAATATCAAGCGTTCACTCGTGTGGAAACAATCATTGTTCTCGGAGTTGTCTTCCTGCTCCTCGCCACAGCTTTGCCAGCTGTCCAGCGTGCGCGTGAAGATTCTCGATCCGTCAAATGCAAGAACAACCTCAAATTGATGGGGCTTGCCATTCACAATTACCACGATGTGTATCAAATGTTCCCGCCGGGCTGGATCAGTAAACGAATGGAAGGGGAAGGGCATCCTTCGACCGGCTGGCAATCGATGATTCTCCCGTTCATCGACGAAGCGCCGTTGTACAATCGTCTCGATTTGACGGAGCCTGTCTATTCAACTCGCGATCAAACGCTCCTGAAAAAACCAATTGAGTACTACCGTTGCCCAATGGATTCGACTCCGAGTGAAAATCCCATTCGCGAAGAGTGGGGCACATCCAATTACGTCGGGAATTATGGTGCATTTCCAATTCCTCGTTGGTCTGCAAGTCAGACGAACACAGCCTTCTGGCCTGGAAACTCCACAGCTGTCCTTTCCAAACAGAACGAAAAGCTGTACGGCCTGTTCCGACTGAACCGTGGAACGCGAATTCGAGAGATCCTAGATGGAACTTCGAATACGTTTATGGTTGGGGAGAAAGACATCCAGGGTGGTGCTGCGATTTGGCCCGGACCGCGTTCGAATTATCACGAAAGCGACGTCGTCGGCGACGCCAGTTTTGCTTCTCCCTTGAACAAAAGTCAGTACGGATTTTCCAGCCGCCACGACGGGTTTGTTCAGTTCACATTGTGCGATGGAGCAGTGCGGGCAATCTCGCTGGATATCGACAGTCGGGAGTTTGAAACCCCCGAACAGATGGGGACTCTGCAAAAGCTGGCAGCAAAGGATGATCGTCAAAGGATTGAGTCTTTCTGA
- a CDS encoding alpha/beta hydrolase family protein encodes MKICHASLILFLMCFADTGVSQEAVQFPGQAGDWHGFAKYQVDVEGKTATVVVPKKVAPGRPWVWHGEFFGHKPAPDIELLNRGFHLVYLSIPNMLGSPPAVKHWDKCYEVMTGKYQLAPKVALVGLSRGGLYCYNWAIANPTKVACIYGDAPVCDFKSWPGGKGTGKGSEQNWKLVLDLWNFKNEEEALAYQGNPVDQLSPLAQAGVPLLHVFGDADDVVPWEENSGLIADRYRKLGGSIQMIRKKGVNHHPHGLEDSTPIVEFIEKHAAPPKGQAIFRENGLETYQLESEHQSAPTNLYVLKPLRAQKEKPLRIVFLLPVEAGEGSQWGSPLAEVYQQGLHEKHQVIFVTVTFSDLPWYADHPDDPKLQQEQYILGSVLPFVRWNVPEGRHDRDGRLLIGFSKSGWGAWSLLLRHPDKFAKAAAWDAPLMMSAPGKYGSMPIFGSEENFEEYQLSAILKQAGESHFADNRLIHAGYDNFREHHEEMDSLLKSLEIPAIYIDGPQRKHHWQSGWFPGLLEELLK; translated from the coding sequence ATGAAAATCTGTCACGCCAGTTTAATTCTCTTTCTGATGTGCTTCGCCGATACAGGCGTTTCTCAAGAGGCAGTTCAGTTCCCGGGGCAAGCTGGGGACTGGCACGGATTTGCGAAGTACCAGGTTGATGTCGAGGGAAAAACGGCGACGGTCGTCGTGCCAAAGAAAGTCGCTCCGGGGCGACCGTGGGTTTGGCATGGAGAATTCTTCGGGCATAAACCGGCTCCGGATATTGAGCTGCTCAATCGTGGATTTCATCTCGTCTACCTGTCGATCCCAAATATGCTGGGGTCTCCGCCTGCTGTGAAGCATTGGGACAAGTGCTACGAAGTGATGACCGGCAAGTATCAGCTAGCTCCCAAAGTCGCTTTGGTTGGTCTGAGTCGGGGTGGGTTGTACTGCTACAACTGGGCCATTGCCAATCCAACAAAGGTTGCCTGTATTTATGGTGATGCCCCGGTCTGTGATTTCAAAAGCTGGCCGGGAGGCAAAGGAACCGGAAAAGGAAGTGAGCAAAATTGGAAGCTTGTTCTGGATTTGTGGAACTTCAAGAATGAAGAAGAAGCGCTGGCGTATCAAGGAAACCCGGTTGATCAACTCAGTCCGCTCGCGCAAGCGGGAGTTCCGCTGCTGCACGTTTTTGGGGATGCCGATGATGTTGTCCCGTGGGAAGAAAACAGTGGGTTGATTGCAGACAGGTATCGAAAACTTGGCGGTTCAATTCAGATGATCCGTAAGAAAGGGGTGAACCATCACCCGCATGGACTGGAAGATTCCACACCGATTGTGGAGTTCATTGAAAAGCACGCTGCCCCGCCCAAAGGGCAAGCCATCTTTCGAGAGAATGGTCTCGAAACATATCAACTGGAGTCAGAACATCAATCAGCTCCAACGAATCTCTATGTCTTGAAACCGTTGCGTGCTCAGAAAGAGAAGCCACTGAGAATCGTCTTTCTTCTCCCGGTTGAAGCGGGCGAAGGGAGTCAATGGGGAAGTCCGCTTGCCGAAGTTTACCAGCAGGGGCTACATGAGAAACATCAGGTCATTTTCGTGACAGTAACGTTCAGCGACCTTCCATGGTATGCCGATCACCCCGACGACCCAAAGCTTCAACAGGAACAGTACATTCTCGGATCGGTCTTGCCCTTCGTTCGCTGGAACGTTCCGGAAGGTCGTCATGACCGAGATGGCCGATTGTTGATTGGCTTTAGCAAATCGGGCTGGGGAGCATGGAGCTTGTTGTTACGTCACCCGGATAAGTTCGCCAAGGCCGCCGCCTGGGATGCTCCGCTGATGATGAGTGCTCCTGGAAAGTACGGCTCGATGCCGATCTTCGGAAGCGAAGAAAACTTCGAAGAGTATCAATTGTCAGCAATCCTGAAGCAGGCGGGTGAATCTCACTTCGCTGACAACCGGCTGATCCACGCAGGATACGACAATTTCCGCGAACATCATGAAGAGATGGACTCATTGCTTAAGAGTCTGGAGATCCCGGCAATTTACATCGATGGCCCGCAGAGAAAACATCACTGGCAAAGTGGGTGGTTTCCCGGATTGCTGGAAGAACTTCTGAAGTGA
- a CDS encoding OmpA/MotB family protein — translation MSKGIRNIILACSLFSLVGCHSYAPAWQMRQAQLRTYEMYHARQRLSGELAQSQEMASQLALEKQQAEQSLAVANQRLQNLAQERTKLNDQVKHLLTTLPAPNNPLSGSANRRFEDLARRYPEFEFDPATGVSKFNGDLLFATGSDQIQPGGHRILKEFAQIMNSGDAKQFNILVVGHTDDQPVVKSATKARHETNWDLSAHRATAVVKSLSKTGLAEPRMGLAGYSKFQPKLPNTNDGARQQNRRVEIFILAPDAAIAGRDASTPR, via the coding sequence ATGTCAAAAGGCATTCGAAACATCATCCTTGCATGCAGTCTATTCAGTCTTGTTGGCTGCCATAGTTACGCACCAGCCTGGCAAATGCGTCAGGCTCAGCTGCGGACTTATGAGATGTATCATGCACGCCAAAGACTTTCCGGTGAGCTTGCGCAATCCCAGGAGATGGCGAGTCAACTGGCTCTGGAGAAACAGCAGGCTGAGCAAAGTCTGGCTGTCGCCAACCAGCGATTACAAAATCTCGCTCAGGAACGGACTAAGCTGAATGATCAAGTGAAGCACTTGCTCACGACGCTCCCTGCTCCGAACAATCCACTGAGCGGATCAGCAAACAGACGCTTCGAAGACTTGGCACGCCGCTATCCTGAATTTGAATTCGACCCTGCAACTGGTGTCAGCAAGTTCAACGGCGATTTGCTCTTCGCAACAGGCAGCGACCAGATTCAACCGGGTGGACACCGCATCCTCAAGGAGTTCGCCCAAATCATGAACTCCGGAGATGCCAAGCAGTTTAACATCCTCGTTGTTGGTCATACTGATGACCAACCTGTCGTGAAATCTGCGACGAAGGCTCGACATGAAACTAACTGGGACTTGTCTGCTCACCGTGCAACAGCTGTTGTGAAATCACTATCGAAAACAGGGCTGGCTGAACCACGCATGGGCCTTGCTGGCTACAGCAAATTTCAGCCGAAACTCCCGAACACCAACGATGGTGCTCGTCAACAGAATCGCCGGGTGGAAATCTTCATCCTCGCTCCTGACGCTGCCATCGCCGGAAGGGATGCATCAACTCCTAGATAG
- a CDS encoding esterase/lipase family protein, translated as MTTEQLAPSDHPAKAVILLHGLLNPSSAMWVLQRRFRNQGYRTLICGYRSFFQSIEQIAAKTILRCQQFHDALPDDCELSIVGHSLGAILTRYLLQQRNFPKLRRVVLITPPNQGSHVARRMGKVCKPFLPVVEELADSPDSFVNRMSQQMPVETGVIASAPDYLIDASCTHISSETDFTTLPGPHGIVIFRKSVFEETLHFLEQGRFSRQKES; from the coding sequence ATGACCACAGAGCAACTTGCCCCCTCCGATCACCCAGCGAAAGCCGTGATACTTTTGCACGGTCTCTTGAATCCGAGCTCTGCGATGTGGGTCCTGCAGAGGCGGTTTCGGAATCAGGGGTATCGCACTCTAATTTGTGGATATCGCAGCTTCTTTCAATCGATCGAACAAATCGCAGCAAAAACGATTCTCCGCTGCCAGCAATTTCATGATGCGTTGCCAGATGATTGTGAACTATCGATTGTCGGCCACAGCTTGGGAGCGATCCTGACGCGGTATCTTCTTCAGCAGCGAAACTTCCCTAAGCTGCGGCGTGTCGTCTTGATTACGCCGCCGAATCAAGGCTCGCATGTCGCCAGGCGAATGGGGAAAGTTTGCAAACCCTTTCTTCCCGTTGTCGAAGAACTTGCCGATTCCCCAGACAGTTTCGTGAACCGAATGTCTCAGCAGATGCCCGTCGAGACAGGCGTCATTGCCTCGGCTCCGGATTATCTCATCGATGCGAGTTGTACGCACATTTCGAGTGAAACTGATTTCACGACTCTGCCCGGCCCACATGGAATCGTCATTTTTCGGAAATCGGTGTTCGAAGAGACGCTGCATTTTCTTGAACAGGGACGGTTCAGCCGACAGAAAGAGTCGTGA